From bacterium, the proteins below share one genomic window:
- a CDS encoding asparaginase: MAIRLLVTGGTFDKEYNELNGTLFFKDTHLPEMLKLGRCKLEVDIRTLMLVDSLDMTEQDRQLIVDHCSKLKEEWILITHGTDTMDLTARELGQAKLPKTIVLTGAMVPYKFGSSDGLFNLGSALAFVQTLPHGVYIAMNGRYFLWNNVRKNRSTGEFEEF; this comes from the coding sequence ATGGCAATTCGATTACTTGTGACCGGCGGAACATTTGATAAAGAATACAACGAGCTGAACGGGACTCTCTTCTTCAAAGATACTCACTTACCGGAAATGCTGAAGCTCGGCCGCTGCAAACTGGAAGTCGACATCCGAACCTTGATGCTTGTCGATAGTCTGGACATGACTGAACAGGACAGACAGCTGATTGTGGACCATTGTTCCAAACTCAAAGAAGAATGGATCCTGATCACACATGGCACCGACACCATGGATTTGACTGCACGGGAGCTGGGTCAGGCGAAACTCCCCAAAACGATAGTGTTAACCGGCGCAATGGTGCCGTACAAATTTGGGAGCTCCGATGGTTTGTTTAATTTAGGAAGCGCGCTCGCGTTTGTTCAAACTTTACCGCACGGCGTTTACATCGCAATGAACGGCCGTTACTTCCTTTGGAACAACGTGAGGAAGAATCGCAGCACCGGCGAATTCGAAGAATTTTAA
- a CDS encoding histidine kinase has translation MTPYGKLIILLLLRCSTALGLSPEIAIGDFGQRLWTSENGLPQNSILAITQTRDGYLWLGTQAGLARFDGAGFQVFNTRNSGLPHNDVFALAEDRDGNLWIGTFARGISRYKNGIFTNFGSKEGLTDEVVRCIYTDWRGVLWVGTRTSGVFAFQNGRFQQFSARQGLANDNVRSFSEDAQGNLWIGTENGLSRFRDGNFKTFTTKEGLAANSIRWISRDTLDRLWIATDSGLTVLQEGEFKNPVADGKLSNESVRFVTEDRHRNIWVATDAGLNRIYNGKVTSYANIQRLSQDPILSIYEDREANLWIGTDGGGLIQLNELKFRNFGGPDGLPDHTSYSVLEDRSGNLWIGTRSAGLFRWKDGQKRVYTTEDGLLSNTVFALYEDSAGDIWVGTRGGGINLIRNNAVTSTKLQQLSNLTVRVILQTRDGSYWIGTNNGLNRWKDGEIKTFTTQDGLSHGLIHSLFEDRNGTLWIGTFRGLSRWMDGKFSTISHSEKLKTASIWAIQKDTKGDLWIATYGSGLFHVAGEKITNFTAQDGLFEDTILSIHEDEDENFWMSTYHGIFKVSKKDLLSFELGGLKRISFTAYDAADGMKSSEGVGGVQPSSWKTREGKLIFLTAKGITALDPRNVRTNPLPPPVRLEQIVYDGTTNAANEVGNSVSLPPGNGNLEFHYSALSFVAPEKVKFRYQLHGFDQNWIDASTRRIAYYTKVPPGNYRFQVIACNNDGRWNESGAMLSFRISPHFYQTYWFYGGLILIGLMCIYGFHRLRVRRLRSQFSAVLEERNRISREIHDTLTQNFTAVVLQLETAELTLQEEPNTTRDALQRARELARGGLAESRRFVRALRPAPLEQSDLIAALSVVTAQALGGSGVEYKMQVSGKKRVLPQNVEDNLLRITQEAMSNVVKHAQANQVDIEMIYKLLGVELRIRDDGRGVMHDHTGRYEGGFGFISMRERAAQMRGKVEIQSKPNGGTQIVVHIPRW, from the coding sequence TTGACCCCCTACGGAAAGCTTATCATACTCCTGCTATTGCGCTGCAGCACGGCCCTGGGGCTCAGTCCGGAAATCGCGATCGGAGACTTCGGCCAGAGACTCTGGACGAGTGAAAACGGCTTGCCGCAAAACAGCATCCTTGCGATCACTCAAACACGGGATGGCTATTTGTGGCTCGGAACACAGGCGGGTCTGGCGCGTTTTGATGGCGCGGGCTTTCAAGTGTTCAACACCAGAAATTCAGGGCTCCCCCACAATGACGTGTTTGCTCTTGCAGAAGATCGTGATGGAAATTTATGGATCGGCACATTTGCCCGCGGCATTTCCCGCTACAAGAATGGTATTTTCACCAACTTTGGAAGCAAAGAAGGACTCACAGACGAAGTTGTTCGCTGCATATACACAGATTGGCGCGGAGTGTTGTGGGTAGGAACCAGAACCAGCGGAGTATTTGCTTTCCAAAACGGGCGCTTCCAGCAATTTTCCGCTCGCCAAGGATTGGCGAATGATAACGTGCGTTCTTTTTCCGAAGACGCTCAAGGAAATCTTTGGATAGGAACTGAAAATGGATTGAGCCGCTTCCGCGATGGCAATTTCAAAACATTCACAACAAAAGAGGGACTTGCCGCGAATTCTATCCGTTGGATTTCCAGAGATACTCTGGACAGACTGTGGATCGCCACGGATTCTGGCCTGACGGTTTTACAAGAGGGAGAGTTTAAAAACCCTGTGGCGGACGGAAAATTGTCCAACGAATCAGTGCGTTTCGTAACGGAAGACCGGCATCGAAATATCTGGGTCGCCACTGATGCCGGACTGAATCGAATCTACAACGGAAAAGTAACAAGTTATGCGAACATCCAGCGATTATCACAGGATCCGATTCTTTCAATCTACGAAGACCGTGAAGCAAATCTCTGGATCGGCACCGATGGTGGAGGCTTGATCCAGTTAAACGAACTGAAGTTCCGGAATTTTGGCGGTCCGGACGGTTTACCGGATCACACATCGTACTCTGTGTTGGAAGACCGGTCCGGAAATTTGTGGATCGGCACCCGTTCCGCCGGTTTGTTCCGTTGGAAGGATGGACAGAAGCGCGTTTATACAACCGAAGATGGCCTGCTCAGCAATACAGTATTTGCATTGTACGAGGACTCTGCGGGGGACATCTGGGTTGGAACACGCGGTGGAGGGATCAATCTGATTCGCAACAACGCAGTAACCAGCACAAAACTTCAACAACTATCAAACCTCACCGTTAGGGTAATTCTGCAAACACGGGACGGATCCTATTGGATCGGTACCAACAACGGCCTGAATCGTTGGAAAGATGGAGAGATTAAAACCTTCACAACGCAGGATGGATTGTCCCACGGTTTGATCCACTCTTTGTTTGAAGATCGGAATGGAACTCTGTGGATTGGAACTTTTCGTGGTTTGTCACGATGGATGGATGGCAAATTCTCCACGATTTCGCATTCGGAAAAACTCAAAACGGCAAGCATTTGGGCGATTCAAAAAGATACAAAGGGAGATCTATGGATTGCCACGTATGGTTCCGGGTTATTTCATGTCGCCGGCGAAAAAATTACAAATTTCACCGCACAAGATGGTCTTTTTGAAGACACAATCCTGAGCATTCATGAAGATGAGGATGAAAATTTCTGGATGTCGACTTACCATGGAATCTTTAAAGTTTCCAAAAAAGATTTGCTCAGTTTCGAATTGGGCGGGCTCAAGCGTATTTCATTCACTGCTTACGATGCGGCCGATGGAATGAAGAGCAGCGAAGGCGTGGGTGGAGTGCAGCCTTCCAGCTGGAAAACACGTGAAGGAAAACTCATTTTCTTGACTGCGAAAGGAATCACGGCGCTTGACCCACGAAATGTTCGCACGAATCCGCTGCCGCCGCCGGTGAGGCTGGAACAAATCGTATATGACGGCACAACCAATGCTGCAAACGAAGTTGGAAATAGTGTTTCGCTCCCTCCGGGAAATGGGAATCTTGAATTTCATTATTCGGCCTTGAGCTTCGTTGCTCCCGAAAAAGTGAAGTTCAGATACCAGTTGCATGGCTTTGATCAGAACTGGATCGACGCATCGACGCGGCGCATTGCCTACTACACAAAAGTTCCTCCCGGAAATTACCGTTTCCAGGTGATCGCCTGTAATAATGACGGTCGCTGGAACGAAAGCGGGGCGATGCTTTCGTTTCGCATCAGTCCGCACTTTTATCAAACGTACTGGTTTTATGGTGGGCTGATTCTAATCGGTCTGATGTGCATTTATGGTTTCCACCGATTGCGAGTCCGGCGGTTGCGTTCACAGTTTTCAGCGGTTCTGGAAGAACGGAATCGCATTTCACGGGAGATTCACGACACTTTAACGCAGAATTTCACAGCAGTTGTGTTGCAGCTGGAGACTGCGGAGTTAACGCTGCAGGAAGAGCCAAACACAACCCGCGATGCTTTACAAAGAGCGCGCGAACTGGCGCGAGGTGGTCTGGCAGAGTCGCGTAGATTCGTGCGCGCGTTGCGTCCGGCACCACTCGAACAAAGCGATTTGATTGCCGCTCTTTCCGTTGTGACTGCACAGGCTCTGGGTGGAAGTGGCGTTGAATACAAGATGCAGGTGAGCGGAAAAAAACGCGTGCTTCCGCAGAATGTCGAAGACAATCTTTTGCGAATTACGCAGGAAGCCATGTCCAATGTGGTGAAACACGCTCAGGCCAATCAAGTAGACATTGAGATGATTTATAAATTGCTCGGAGTCGAGCTTCGGATTCGCGATGACGGACGTGGCGTCATGCATGATCATACCGGAAGATACGAAGGCGGATTCGGTTTTATCAGCATGCGGGAACGCGCCGCGCAAATGCGCGGAAAGGTGGAGATTCAAAGCAAGCCGAACGGCGGTACCCAAATCGTGGTCCACATCCCAAGATGGTAA
- a CDS encoding zinc metallopeptidase, translating into MRWRDLRRSENVEDRRGFGVGPVGGFKLGGCGLIVLVILSFFLGINPLEFLGILQQTQTTTQQPVPGTPPPANDPSSDFVRAVVGDTEDTWIQLFQKMGGQYEPPKLVLFRDAVQSACGFASAAVGPFYCPSDEQVYLDLGFFDELSRRFGAPGDFARAYVIAHEIGHHVQNLTGVSSKVQQRRAQLGQESGNVLSVRQELQADCFAGVWGYYANQKNVVETGDVEAALNAAAQIGDDRLQMESKGYVSPESFTHGSSDQRTRWFRTGMESGDVNRCDTFSVRTL; encoded by the coding sequence ATGAGATGGAGAGATTTACGCAGAAGTGAAAATGTTGAAGATCGACGGGGCTTTGGAGTTGGCCCCGTCGGCGGTTTCAAGTTAGGTGGATGCGGTCTTATAGTCCTTGTGATCCTCAGTTTTTTTCTTGGCATCAACCCTCTGGAATTTCTTGGCATACTTCAGCAAACCCAGACAACGACTCAGCAACCGGTACCGGGAACTCCGCCGCCGGCCAATGATCCTTCTTCTGACTTTGTTAGGGCTGTGGTGGGAGACACCGAAGATACATGGATTCAGCTGTTTCAGAAAATGGGAGGGCAATATGAGCCTCCGAAGCTTGTACTTTTCCGCGATGCGGTGCAATCCGCGTGCGGTTTTGCCAGCGCTGCGGTGGGTCCGTTTTATTGTCCTTCGGATGAACAGGTCTATTTGGACCTGGGTTTTTTCGACGAGCTGAGCCGCCGTTTTGGAGCTCCGGGCGATTTTGCGCGCGCGTATGTAATCGCGCATGAAATCGGGCACCATGTGCAGAACCTCACTGGAGTTTCCAGCAAAGTTCAACAACGCAGGGCTCAGTTGGGTCAAGAGTCAGGGAATGTCTTATCCGTGCGTCAGGAACTTCAAGCCGATTGTTTTGCAGGTGTCTGGGGATACTACGCAAACCAAAAAAATGTTGTGGAAACAGGGGATGTGGAAGCGGCGTTGAATGCTGCCGCGCAAATCGGGGATGATCGCTTGCAAATGGAATCGAAAGGCTATGTGTCTCCTGAGTCCTTCACACATGGAAGCTCTGATCAGCGCACGCGATGGTTTCGTACAGGAATGGAAAGCGGCGATGTGAATCGCTGTGATACATTTAGTGTGCGAACCTTGTGA